Genomic window (Sphingomonas japonica):
CATTCCTGAAATTGCAGCCCGATAGCCTCGTATGTGACCCCTACATGGGCGCGGGCAGCACCGGCATGGCGGTTGTAAAGGCTGGGCACCGCTTTGTCGGGATTGAGCTAGAGCCTCTTTATTTCGATGCCGCCTGCCGCCGCATTGAGGACGCCCAGCGCCAAGGCTCTTTGTTCGGAGCCGCAGCATGACCGCCCCCGCATGGACCCCCGCCGAGGACAAGCTGCTGCTCGCTGCTGCCGAGCATACCGACCTGTCATGGGCGATCCTTTCGCTGGACCACTTCCCCCGCCGCACGCCGATGGAGCTTCAACAGCGCCACAGCGAGCTTAGCCGGGAGAGCGTGGGATGACGTATCCAACGCCCCCTGAGACAGTCCGTCGCGTCGAAGCGGCGCTGAGGACAACGACTGATTCCTACAGTCAGATCGCTTTGGTTTACGGCATCGCTCGCAAGACGGTAGCCGCAATTGCGAACCGTATCGGCTGCGTCCGCGAGGCTCCGCAAAAGCGGATGCTGCCCGAAGACTTCGGCCAATACGCGCCCTCCGAAAGCAACGACGAGCTGATGCAGCGTTACAATGTCGCGATCGGCGTTGTTTATCGCTGGAGGGTCGAGTCAGGAATTAGCGGTTTGGACCGTCTTGCCCCTCGCTCGGCCCCGAAAAGCCTTGGGCTGGCTGCAACGACGATGACGCGCAAGGAACTGTGCGATCACTTCAAGGTCGGCGATGGCACCCTTCGCCGCTGGCTTGCCGAGACAGGCGTAAAGCCGCGTCGCCCTCAGGTGAAGAAGGCCCACCGCCCCGCAGTAACGCGCCTATGCAAAAACTCTGACGGATCACTGGCCGGTCGAGCTGTTGAGGAATGCCTGCGGTTCTACGGTCCAGTGCATCGCTGCAATGCCGATGGTCGCACCAACGATGCCGGTACTCACTGGCGGCGCGGCATGGCGGTGCTGACCGATGCCGACGTGATCGAGCGTGCCGAGCGCCTGGGCTGGTCTGCCGACGAATGGCGGAAGGTGGCAGCATGATCCGCAAGATCATCGCCAAGCTGTTTCCAGCCTCACCACAGCCCGACGCCAGAACCAAGCGCATCATGGAGCGCAACACCCGCTTGCAGCCCCGTAGGGACCGTGAGGCGGCACGCGAGGCACAAAGGCTACGCGAGTGCCGCGAACGGATGGAGCGGGCGCTGTGATCGAGCTGGGCTGGCCCGCCAAGCCATTGTGGCCGAACTTCCGGTCTCGTTCCCATTGGCCAAAAACGCAGGCGCTCAAGGTGGCGAGGGCGGAAGCGTACTATGCGACCAAAGCTGCACGGTTAGGGCTGATCGCGGGCGACGGTATCATTCCGGTGCAGGCAACGTTCAATCCGCCCGATCGCCGGACCCGAGATTACGACAACTGCTCCTCGACCCTCAAGCCGTTCTTCGACGGTATCGCCGATGCGCTTGGGGTGAACGATAGCTCGTTTCGGCCGCAGCCGATCATCGTCGGGGACGTCGTCAAGGGCGGCCGGCTAACTGTCACGATCGGAGAGGTGGCATGACCCGTATCACCACCGCCCAAGCCAACTCGGTCTATCAGCAGGTAGCAGACGCAGCCGGGATGGAGTTGGACAAGTTGCTCAGCGAAAGCAAGCAGCCTTCGGTCTGCCGTATCCGCTACATCGTTATGCGCGCGCTGCGGGATGCAGGGGCTTCGCTCACCAATATCGGCCGCTTGATGCTGCTCGACCACAGCACGGTCCTTAGCGGGCTTTCCCGGTACGAGCAGTTGCGCGACGACGATGCGGACTATGCTGCTCTGGCGGACCATGTGCTGGCGAGGTGCCGGGCATGAGCGGGTATGCTTGCTTCCACCGTAGCCTAGTTGGGCACCCGGCGTTCCGCAACGACGCCGAAGCCATGGCGTTTGCCTACATGGTGCTGCGCGCCTCGTGGAAGCCAACACGCGTCCGATACAAAGGGCGAGCGGTAGACCTGAAGCGCGGACAGCTCTCAATCTCGCAAAGAGACATGGCGACCGCGCTCGACCGCGACAAAGCATGGGTCGAGCGGCTGTGGAAGCGGTTGCGAGACGAGGGCATGATTGCGCTAAAAAACGAGGCATCACCCGAGGCAGGGGTAGGGGGAGCTGGCAAGGCAAGGCGTGAGGCAGGACCGTCCGTCATAACCATCTGCAATTACGACAAATATCAGCATTCTAACGATGAGCGTGAGGCACCAAACGAGGCAGGTAGTGAGGC
Coding sequences:
- a CDS encoding SANT/Myb-like DNA-binding domain-containing protein — encoded protein: MTAPAWTPAEDKLLLAAAEHTDLSWAILSLDHFPRRTPMELQQRHSELSRESVG
- a CDS encoding endodeoxyribonuclease RusA — encoded protein: MIELGWPAKPLWPNFRSRSHWPKTQALKVARAEAYYATKAARLGLIAGDGIIPVQATFNPPDRRTRDYDNCSSTLKPFFDGIADALGVNDSSFRPQPIIVGDVVKGGRLTVTIGEVA
- a CDS encoding helix-turn-helix domain-containing protein; this translates as MTRITTAQANSVYQQVADAAGMELDKLLSESKQPSVCRIRYIVMRALRDAGASLTNIGRLMLLDHSTVLSGLSRYEQLRDDDADYAALADHVLARCRA